The Rhipicephalus microplus isolate Deutch F79 chromosome 4, USDA_Rmic, whole genome shotgun sequence sequence tCTATTacgtttttattttcgccattggGGTTGCTCCATGTCCAATTACGGtatcctcgttttcggtagaaggtattaaaaatccgtaaattattgcgttctgcgaatttactagtagttctcctctggcatttcttgtaccgatgccgtaatctcccactgcctggtctccagcctgcttcttccctacctttgcattaaagtctcccatcagtatagcatctgtgtttttaccttactctttgccgattccacgtcttcattgaAGCTCTCAACTAaagtgtcatcatggctggatgtagacgCGCAagcttgtaccaccttcatcttgtatctattATTGAGTTTATTTACGATACCTACTACCCTTTCATTGATgttatagtattcttctatgttgctaaaaatgaatgaatgaatgaacgaatgaaagtGGCCGTATTGTTTTACACTTGCGTATCCTGTAGTTACGTGAGATAGGAGCCTAAAGTGGTTAGCGGCTAACTTCGTAAAACCTTCTCGGTTGTTTTCTACCACATTCATGTCTTCATCATCGCGGTGAAACtgagacttcttttttttttcgttttcagcaACAACACCTAGCCACATGCACCTGTATGGAGGCGTGGTCTTCACAGACAGCCTGCCACGAAATGCGATTGGGAAAGTGCTGAAGAAGGATCTCAGGAATATTGCGGCTGACAAAAATACGATCAAGCTGTGAGGCGCCCTACGGTATTATGAAGTTCGTCCTGTGACACGAAAACAACGCCGCCTTTAGCAAGCACGAATGCGGCATCAATTGGAGGTTGTCCTTGTACAGGGTCGTAATAAACCAGACGCCGTCGTTGGCTTAATAAACGGTAATACATTGCGCGATGAGCTCATCTGCTTCCATCTCTTTTCAGGTTGTATATTTTCATCAAATGATACAGTAGGTTCTTTTGCGACCACAAAAAGTAATGGTTTTGAACGTATGTATACTACTATAATGGGTGAATCATAGTGTCATAGCTTAATTGCTGTCAATACGGTGAATCAGTCTGTCATATCTTAATTGCTGTCAATTATTTTCAAGTAGTTCACGTGGTCAAGAGAGGGGCACGGAAAGGAGAAAGCCTAGAGCAACCCAGTAGGGAAACCCTAGAAACGCAGTGCCCTCCTCCTGGTATAGCCTATGTAATGGCGAATGTCACATATTTGAAAAATGGTTGCGCCAGTCGGGAAAGACGGTCAAAGAACAAAATACAAAGCAGTTAGAGGGTATCGAGGAAAACATATACCTTCGAAATTGCTGGCTCTGCCACAACGTGCCTATGAAAATTCTGTCGCCACTCGCTTTAACGTAATTTTCATTATAACTGTGAAATGGTGAAACCAAGCAAACATGTACGCCTGGTGACAAAAGTTTGAGACATGAACTCCACGGCAGGTGCTAGCTTCTACTCTGGTAAATACATGACGCTTCAAATGAGATAACTTTATATCAGCGAGAACTCGTCTTtcttgaaaagcaaaaaaaaaaagaactgtcctGCAAGCTTTTGTCGCGGGGGTACAATTCATACGGGTGTGGAAATATAATTTTCGTGCAACAAAGGCTAATATTATATGCTTTGCGTCTCGAAAATGCATATAATTATATCTTTACAGGGACAATGGTCGCATCAAGTGACGAAAACACCACAAGATACGTGGTAAAATAACGCTTGACCGAGTCACGCGACGAACATAAAATATCGCAAGACCCGGTGTTCTAGTTCCGTTCGTGGTTTTGTTGTAAGCATCAGTTTATTGCAGGGATTCGTGGCATCGGAGATCGGAAAGCTCCGCCAACGTAGCGCGTGTCTTTGTCAATCGGGTAGTAGAGCGCGGCGATCCCCGACTCCTCCAGCTGGACGAAGTAGCGGGCCCGGTACTTGGCTTCGTAAGGGCCCCAGTCGGGGTCGGGAGACAGGGCTTTCAGCCAGTTTCTGCCGCACTGTATGACCCTGGCCACGGCGATGATGACCACTGCCGCCATACCGACAAGAGCCAGGACCCAGCCATAGCCGTCGGCCCAGGTGGGAAGCACGTAGTCGCCGACGGTGCTTCTCGGCAGGGTGGCCAACGTGTAGACGAGGAAGGTGCCGAGCACTACGGGTGACAAGTACTTGATGCCGATCAGAAAGTAGTAGCTCGGACATCTGCCCGTCATGAAGGCGACGTCGAAGCAGAACCGATCCATGCCGTAAGCCCAACCAACGATGAGCGTCTCGCCGAAGCAGGTGAAGAGCACTATCAGCGCGCCCAGGTAGTTGTCGAGAATAGTAAGAATGTAGAGGCCCGCGCGAGTGGTCAGTGGCAGGCCGATAAGGAAGCAGGCGACGCAGTATAGAAAGGTGGCGACCTCGCGGCGCCCCTCGAGTGGCGGAAACAGGTCCTGGATGGCAAAGCGATGAAATATGTAACATACTAATtgtataaaattaaaaaaaaacacattgctTGATGATAGTTCGTTTTAAGATCTATATGGCTCAATTATCCGTGTGCTTACTTGCTCACCGTCAAAAGTGTCTTAGTATACGAGCAGGCGAGGGGAGCTTGTTGAAATGTTTGAACTATGTTCCAGTCTCATCATGCAGGACAATGGCTTAATTTTTGTGTTTGTCGTTTGAGATAGCACTTGTCTTTCGATGTGGAATACTGAACTGAATCATAGTGGGGAGTAGTTGCTCAGAAAGGTAGGAAGTTCTGCCCAGGCCGACCTTTATGCTGTTCTAGGCGGTTTCAATTAATGCAGTTGTTACAGTGAAGACCAAATTGAACCACATGATAGCTTGGCCTTTTTGTGCTTTCTTGGGTAGGTGTCGACGGGAATAGCATTTATTAAACACTTAGTGTCGACGCACAGGCCTGTCGGTATGAAGTGGTAAACGTGGGGATGGTGAAAAGCACATTACACAAATACTGAAGAGGATACACACATCAGTACACGCTGCTAACATACTTACAAAGTGCTCAATTGCAAATGTTCCTACACTTGGCTTTCCAACGCAATTTCAGTAAGTTTCTATGTAACTTCACTGTGTGCATGACCAAACTAACGATCCACAATGCATTACTTTAATGTTTCAGTTTAGGGGTCCTTGTTTTAAACAGTGAATACTACGTAGAGCACCAATCGGGCTAGTTGAATGACGTTTGCATTTGAGGTTATTTAACCACACTGAAAAGTATGGTGAATTAATAGGGTAGAAGACAAGACGGGCGAGTTTGGGAAGGGGTTTGAACAGACGACCGTTTGTCACTGCAATGAACATACCTGGACGGATTTAATGACGAACTCGCAATTGGCCATCTGCGAGTCGATGCCCAGCATGAACAGCATTGTGAAAAAGAGCACCGACCACACGTTGGGAAACGTGAGTAGGGCCAGTGCCTCCGGGTAGGTGATGAAGGCCAGGCCGGGCCCCGCGCTGACCACCTCGTCGACGGGTACGTCCAGCGTGTGGGCCAAGTTTCCCAGCACGGAGAAGATGACGAGCGAGGCGAAGGCGCTCGTCATAAAGTCCATGATGCAGATGATGCGCACGCTGCCGTGCATGTCGGCGCGGAACTCCTGGAAGCTGCCGTACAGCACTAGACCGCCAGTGCCGATGCTGAGAGAGTAGAAGACCTGTTCGGTGGCCGCAGCCCACACTCGGCCGTCGAACAGGGACTCCCAGCGAGGAAGTAGCAGGTACCGCAGCCCAATGCTGGCGCCCGGCAGGGTTATGCCCCGCAAGAGCATCACACCCAGCATGAAGTAGGGCGCAGTGGCAGTGATCAACGCCACCTTGCCGGATACCTGGGAGTTTTAATGAATATAGCGTCCGACAAACACTGAGGCAGAATAGACGCACACGGAATCAGAGCATGTAACCTGTACATATAGATACCTGTTTGGAAATTGAACCTCGATGTTGACATTGCAAATTTTACTTCCGACCGCACCAGCTGCATTTAAATCGGCTGCACTTTAACAAAATGAGTCACGTCATAACTCTCGCCCATAATATAGGTCAGGTTAAACTAGAGTCGTGGTACGTGCGTCTCTCAAACAAAGTAAGCGTACCTTGAATTGAATAATATATGTGAGAGTTATTTGGTAcggggcaaaaaaaaagtgccaagtgattttttttatatagTACGTTGTGTAAAACTGACCGCGTGCCTAGGTTCACACAGTGATAAGTGATTTGCGGCTCGCACTATGGCATTTACAATAAGCAAGTCGACTTGTTCAAGGGTGATCACGCATCGACGCGTGAATACGATGGGGTCGCGGCACTTTCTCAACGTTATCTCGCTCACATGACAGCGCATATGGTGCAGATGTCAGTGAGGTTTATTTGGCAACACCGCTGGAAACGACATCATTAGAGGCTCTGCATACTGATAATGCATTTATATTTTACTCTACCTATATTTTACACGAATCCACACCTGAATGCCCTTGAAGATGGCGAGAAAAATGAGCGTCCAGCAGAGGCCATAGCAGATCAGCAACGCCGGCTGCAGCTCTCCAGTGTCTTCGATGCGCGGACTCACGTTCAGCACGTAGTCGTTGTAGAACGCCTCGGTTGACGACGCGTTCGCATTGAGGCAACCCGCGAAGCGAGCCGAGtactcgttttgtgacaccagGACCATGCGGTTCATGTAAGACACGGCAACCAGGTGTGCAGCGCCGGTGTCGTTGAGGCCAGCGGCGACCAAATTGCGCCTGACGTTTTCGCACAGGCGCTGACCAGAGCCGTGTTCTGGGCTCCTTCGGTAACAGCCTTCTGGAGTGGCGCCCCACCACTTGAAGCAGTCAGACCATGGCAGGGGCCGTTTGAACGAGTGAAACAGGTAGAGGAAGGCGTAAGTCAGCACCACTTGATAGTAGATGGTGGTGATGAAAGCGCCCCACATCATACTGAACGCGTTGCCCTGCAGTAATGAGACACGTATTAAATGGGCCTATACACATCTTTGTCTTTAGTGCCATTGATAAATATAATTATTCTCATGTCTTTTTATGAACAGAACGGGAAAAACTTGTCTCCTATATTTCATGGCCTGATGGTGTGTTATTTGTGATGAATCCGGTATTTATCGCCCTATCCCAACCAGACATCACGTACATTTCGTTGTTTATGTTTTTGGCAGTCTAGATTTCTATATTGCGCCATAACGTCTCTGTAGCGACGCCAGTTTTATCATTCTTCTGTTTCCCTACCAATGATCTGAACATCCCTAGTTCACATTAACTGCTAGACGCGCACTGATTTCTTTGACTTGGATCTCAGCAATTCAGCAGAAAACCTTCTTCTGACATCAGTAGGTGAATATCTTCATATCTCGTTCTGATAACATGAATCCTTTGCCGACTTCTACCGCACTAAACTACCGCCGCTGGCCTCATCCTTTGAAAATGATGGCTCCGGCATGTCTTTGTAGACACTGCGCTTTGTACAGGTTTCGCTCTACTGAGTTATTCTTGCCATGTATACGTCGATGTCCATTACACGTTAAAGACAGATACCTGATATTTAAGCCAAAACTTAAGACTACAAGCTAAGGACATGATGATGTCGGTGAATTATGTGCCCATgctaaaaaaaattgaacaatTCTAGCTGTTGGACGGGTACGTTCTGTTGCACATAAGCAATCTTTAGCGCAAAGATGGAAATGAGGAGTTCATAAAAAAGAGGGAAGACAAAGTTCGCCCCGTGCACTGCCTtttatccgaaaaaaaaaaaggatttgtAGGCGACCTTTGTTGACGCGGCGATGTGCCCCACTCTAGGGCTGTAGAAGTACCGTCTAAGCATGGTAGCTGCATACCTCAAGGATCATATGTAAAGCCTTCCAGTATATGTGAATTTGAATTTTGATTAGACAGCCATTGTCTGGGATGAAGAGACTGAATGCAGATGTGGCTGCTTGACAAAGGCTCCTTTACCCTTACATTTCTCGAAGGTAGCAAACCACGCAAACAAAGCGAAAAAATACAATATGCCAACGAAGTCATAGCAATGGTTATTCCGTTAGTCACAAGAGCTCACCTGGAACATGGGCGACAGCCGGAAAGCGCCCAGTGGACCCGAGCTGCTGAACTGACCAAGCAGGAGCTCGAGGTAGTAGATGGGCCTGCCGACGAGCATGTTGATAGCGACGTAAGGCACGAGGAAAGCCGCGCCGCCGTTCTTGTACGCCACGTAAGGGAACCGCCACAGGTTGCCCAGACCCACCGAGTTCCCGATGCAGGAGCACAGGAACTCCATGTGGTTGGACCACTTCTCTCTAACCGCTACGCGCGCGTTCTTGATGGGTGCTGCCAGTGCCGGCGAACGAGGCATCATCTTTTGGCCAGGCGTGGCGTACAGCATTGTCTCATCGATAACGCGGAGACCAGGAGACTAGGCTAGGCTTAAGAACGAATTGGTAACCGAGGGCGGGGTTTAACAGCGCGTGGTATTGTGCCTGCTGGAGAGCTTGACTCGCGTGCTTCCAGAGATGATGATGTTAGATGATTTCACATGACGACGATGGCTACAGAGATGCCCGTACTTAGTGCATGTACTTTCCATGGACCACTGACTAAATCTCGGGCGGCCCATGTAAAGTAAGCAATAATGAAAAGAACAATATTCATTACTTGTATTAGATTATATTGGACTAGACTTGATTTGATCTCGCTATGTTATGGCACATGATCATTCGGGGAAATTGGCCAAGAAACCGTAGCGTATACTTTTCAATGAGTACTACAATGCTGCTTATGAATAGGTTTATTAAAAAAGAACAATAACGGaaacataaaataaaaattatgtaaaaaaaccgagagagagaaagagagaggctaaaaaaaaacaaattctgaAACTTTCGAGCGTACCAGAAAATTGCGTTTACTTCACCCAACCATTCAGAATCTGCGTAATAAAGCATTTAATAATGTTACTTTAGCAGTATTTATTAGACCAGAGATTCACAGTAGGATACGTTTAGGAGCTTGAATAAAATTTGCCAAAAAACGTCGTTTTCTTTTATTGATGTAGATGTGGAGTCTTTTATTGGTTGTCACGTACCGATTCCTTGAGATTGACTAAGCATGGGCCAGTCGTCGCCCAAGCGACTGCTGTCCCTCTTCACATCATGTTCCTGCGTGACGCTGGCGCCATTAAGTAAGCACGGTAAATAAATACAGAAAATTATTAAATATAATATGTTGTGTAGA is a genomic window containing:
- the LOC142814348 gene encoding sodium- and chloride-dependent glycine transporter 2-like — encoded protein: MNRMVLVSQNEYSARFAGCLNANASSTEAFYNDYVLNVSPRIEDTGELQPALLICYGLCWTLIFLAIFKGIQVSGKVALITATAPYFMLGVMLLRGITLPGASIGLRYLLLPRWESLFDGRVWAAATEQVFYSLSIGTGGLVLYGSFQEFRADMHGSVRIICIMDFMTSAFASLVIFSVLGNLAHTLDVPVDEVVSAGPGLAFITYPEALALLTFPNVWSVLFFTMLFMLGIDSQMANCEFVIKSVQDLFPPLEGRREVATFLYCVACFLIGLPLTTRAGLYILTILDNYLGALIVLFTCFGETLIVGWAYGMDRFCFDVAFMTGRCPSYYFLIGIKYLSPVVLGTFLVYTLATLPRSTVGDYVLPTWADGYGWVLALVGMAAVVIIAVARVIQCGRNWLKALSPDPDWGPYEAKYRARYFVQLEESGIAALYYPIDKDTRYVGGAFRSPMPRIPAIN